DNA sequence from the Alphaproteobacteria bacterium genome:
AAGAGAAAGAACATCATAAGTTTTAAAAAACGCATGGGGACCCCATTTCTTTAGCTGCATTTGAAATTAAGTTCTTGAAAATGTAACAAGTATTTTCACTATGATCAAGTGGTTGACTATTTTGTCCCTATAGACAAGACGACCTCACTCGTTATTTTTGGTAGTGGGTCGAAAAGTAAGAAGAAATAGTTCAGAAATAAAATTCACTTCATGCAAAGAAAGAATTTCAAAATAATAAGACTAGGCCCTCTCACTCAAAAGTTATGAAAGCAATCTCCGATTCACCGCGCAAGCTACACTACCCCACATCTTTTGAAAAAATAACGAGTAGTGTAATTTGGCTGTATATAGGTGAATTCAAAATAGACTACATTATTTACAGATTATAGAAATTCAAGTTACTCGCAGTGAAGTCTTTCTGTACTCCTCAGAAACCCTACAATTCTCAGACTCAAGTACACAAAAATCGTTAATTTCAGTAACTCTTGGAATTCTGCAGCCACTCATCTTTAGTAATAACGTAGCGGTTAACCGTCACACCCCCGAACCGCACATCACCAGATACAAAAGAAAGACCCGATTTTTTTAGAGTTTTTTGTGAGGCAATATTTTTGGAATGAGTCTCCCCAATAATTTTTTCAAGCGATAAGTCTTTAAATCCATATTTAATTAAGGCCTGACCAACTTCACTAGCAAAGCCTTGGCCCCAAAAGCTCCTAGAAATAATAAATCCAACTTCAATGTCAGAAACTTCATCTTCAGGGTTCACATAAGATAAATTCCCAGCACCAATAAAAGTATTTGTCGGTTTAAGATATGCAGAAAAATACCCCAAACCTCCTCTAGAGTAATGCATAATCAACTTCTTAATTTCGTCGGATGCGTCTGGATAAAAATTAGCAGGAAAAGGCACCGTCAAGTTAATATGGATTTGTGTTATGTTGGAATTTTAATATGAAGGTAAACACCATGTCCTTATTATTAGTGCCTCGATGTCACCGTTTTCCAGTTTCCATTATCAGTCATGCCGCATGGCTTTACCACAGATTCAATCACAGCTACCGTGACATTCAAGAGCAGATGGCTTTTCGTGGGATCATTGTGAGTCATGAAACAATTCGTTCTTGGTGTCTCAAGTTTTAAAGACACTTCCACGATGTTATTATTACTCCGGCTAGCAAACAGTTAGCTTTCTAAATTAGAATTTCCTTGAGAGATGCTAGTTTCGTCACAAACATTCGACAACTGTTTTACTTCCGGAGTAATAAGAAGCGAGAGAGAATGCCAAGTGATACATGGCATCTTGATGAGATGACTCTTAAAATCAATGGGAAACCCTTCATCTTATGGCGTGCTGTTGATTCACAAGGATATGAGCTCGATGTCTTTCTTCAGAAACGTCACAATGAGAAATCTGCTATTCGTTTCTTAAGCCGTTTGCTAGATAGCTATCCTGAACCAGGCCTCATTATAACAGATAAGTTAAGAAGTTACATAAAGCCTATACGTTCTATGTGTCCTAAGACAGAACATCGATCTCATAAAGGCTTGAACAATCGTGTTGAAAATGCCCATCAACCAACACGTCGCAAGGAGAAGTCTTTGATCAAGTTCAAATCTCCTCAAGGAGCACATAGAAGCATATCTCTCATGGGAAAATTACGTAATATTTTTTCCGTTGATGTGGGGAGGTATTCACAAAGTGCACATAAACAGCGAAACGCTTTTAGTGTCCATCTGGAACGAAGCCGCTTTAATGTCTCTCCATGCCTAAATTATGGATGAATGGGTAAACCTGTAAACTAAGCTCATTAACTTGACGGTGCCCTTGATGGAGCAAAGAAACAAATTTTTCAAATGCTACCTATGCGCTACCTGGCTCGTTTTTTGATTTCTAGAGCACTCTGAAAAAACCCTTCCCCACCCTGGTGCCGGTTGAGAGACTCGAACTCCCGACCTACTGATTACAAATCAGCCGCTCTACCAACTGAGCTAAACCGGCACGAAAGGTTTTCCGGAAAACTATTACCCTATTTTAAAGAGAGAGCCAATACCCTATTTTAGGACTGTCCTCGTGAAGTCGCATCAAAGTTTTTAAAACAACGTATATGCATGTTCAGAAGGCAATAAAATGCTCTAAAGTCCTAAGAGTTGTCCTATTTATGTTTACGTGTTGAAAATCGGGAGGGTTTGAAGGGATCAGTGACATCTGTGATCCAGCTGTCTATACTCTGAATTATGGAAAATAAGAGACACTCCCCCCCTGAATCAAAAGGTAAGCACACTAATGACCATACTAGTGGCCATACTAATAACCACACTAATGACCATAGTGGCGACCATACTCTGGAAAACTTTCTAGAGATGATGGCAGCGGAACGGGGCGTATCTGCCAACACAATCGAAGCCTATCGCCGCGATCTTGAGAAGCTGGAGATGTATATCTCCCAGAATCATGAAACATCCCTGAGACAAGCAACCCCACAGCAGTTGAAAGACTACTTCACCTTCCAGTCCCAGGAAGGCATGACGGCAAAAAGCAGTGCCAGACATCTCTCCTCTTTCCGCCAGTACTTTAAGTTCCTGCTGGTAGAGAATAAACGAGCCGATGACCCAACAACATATCTGGATGCCCCTAAGCAAGGCCGTCGCTTGCCAAAAGTTTTAGATGAAAAAGAGGTAATAGCACTGTTAGAGGCCATTTCACGTGATAAAGAGGAAGATCAGCGTCGGCTCGTGGCCCTTATGGAGATTCTATACGCGTCCGGCCTGCGCGTTTCCGAACTAGTCTCCCTCCCCCTCTCTGCCATAAGCCGGGATGGCCAGTATCTGACCGTCACGGGCAAAGGTAACAAGGAAAGGATTTTGCCTTTAACCAATCATTCCATGGATGCCATCAAAGCCTATCTGGAAGTTAGAGGAGCCTATATCAACAAAAGCGCTAAATCCGGTGAAAAAAGTGCCAAATACCTCTTTCCATCCCGCGGCAAACAAGGGCATCTTACCCGACAACGCTTTGGCCAACTTTTAAAACAAGTTGCCATAGAAGCCAATCTTGATCCTAAGCGCATCTCTCCCCACGTTCTTCGGCACGCTTTCGCCACACATTTATTAGACAACGGCGCCGATCTTATTTCAGTTCAAAACCTCTTGGGACATTCTGACGTCAGCACCACTCAAATATATACCCATGTAATGACTCATAAAATGCAAGAGCTCGTCTTTAAAAAGCACCCCTTGGCAAATAAAGAATGAAAAAAATAAGTATAAATAAAAAATTATTGACAAAATTACTTTAATGCAATAAAAATGCATGCATTAACTCATGGATTTTTTTAAAATGAAAATTGTACGTACTGCCCTATTTTATACACCACTGCTCATATCTTTTGCCTTTGGAATGCTACCTATCTTCGAAGCCGACGCCGGGGGAAACCACCGTGTTTCGAGATTTTATAAAGATTTTGAGGGAGATGAAAATGCCAAATGGAAGGCAACACACAAGCAGTTTGCTGCAAATGGGATGCAATATGTTTCTAAAATCCTAAAAGATCAGTTGGGAGTGACTGCCCCAAAAATAACAACATCTAGTGCCACAACAACGTCTAGTTCCATAATAAAGAAAACCTCAACTACCACGGGAGACCAGGGAGAAAGTTCTAAAGCAACAGGCTCTACTCTACAAGGGCTGCCTGGCGTCTATAGCATTGACCCGAATTATGTTGATGACGCTATCTCCCGTCTATCACAGAAGAAATCCCCCCTAGAAGCTATTCTTAAAGAAAGAAAAGTGCAGGCTTTTCGAATTCAAAAATTTGAAGAAGTGAAAGCTCTTCTGATAAGACAAGCAGCGACGGATGTTAGAAGTCTTTATCCAGGTAAAGTTTTTGACAAGGAGTGTGCCTGGGATAGAAAACCAGATGATTACAATGTTACTATTGAAGCAACCGTACAAAATCGCCTGGCAACTGTTGATAGATTTATGGCAAATCGTCTTGAAGAGGATCAAAGACTGGCTTTTGGAAAATCATTTGGAGAAAAAGTAAAAAGTCTTTATACCAAAGCCAAGG
Encoded proteins:
- a CDS encoding GNAT family N-acetyltransferase; the encoded protein is MTVPFPANFYPDASDEIKKLIMHYSRGGLGYFSAYLKPTNTFIGAGNLSYVNPEDEVSDIEVGFIISRSFWGQGFASEVGQALIKYGFKDLSLEKIIGETHSKNIASQKTLKKSGLSFVSGDVRFGGVTVNRYVITKDEWLQNSKSY
- the xerD gene encoding site-specific tyrosine recombinase XerD; amino-acid sequence: MENKRHSPPESKGKHTNDHTSGHTNNHTNDHSGDHTLENFLEMMAAERGVSANTIEAYRRDLEKLEMYISQNHETSLRQATPQQLKDYFTFQSQEGMTAKSSARHLSSFRQYFKFLLVENKRADDPTTYLDAPKQGRRLPKVLDEKEVIALLEAISRDKEEDQRRLVALMEILYASGLRVSELVSLPLSAISRDGQYLTVTGKGNKERILPLTNHSMDAIKAYLEVRGAYINKSAKSGEKSAKYLFPSRGKQGHLTRQRFGQLLKQVAIEANLDPKRISPHVLRHAFATHLLDNGADLISVQNLLGHSDVSTTQIYTHVMTHKMQELVFKKHPLANKE